A window from Rhizosphaericola mali encodes these proteins:
- the bla gene encoding subclass B3 metallo-beta-lactamase, translated as MVILVFLILFDVDVAHAQKINQPVPNKEWTQAFPPFKIVGNLYYVGTSDLASYLITTDHGYILVNTGVASCFPMLKKNIASLGLDYKKIKILLTNQVHYDHVGAMAAMKIETGAQFYVDSADADVLKSGGKTDYEMNYLGESFLPVQPDKLLKNLDTIQLGNTQLIMLHHPGHTKGSCSFLMTIRANGKSYKVLLANIPTIITNKKFKEITSYPTIQNDYRYTMDTMKNLQFDLWFAAHASQFDLHKKYHKNKVYTPNVFRDQKGYQDLIESITTEYQEKIARE; from the coding sequence ATCGTAATATTGGTATTTTTAATACTTTTTGATGTCGATGTCGCACATGCTCAAAAAATAAATCAACCAGTTCCAAATAAAGAATGGACACAGGCATTTCCTCCGTTTAAGATAGTAGGCAATTTGTATTATGTAGGCACTTCTGATTTGGCATCTTATTTAATTACCACTGATCATGGTTATATTCTCGTCAATACAGGAGTAGCGTCTTGCTTTCCGATGCTTAAAAAAAATATTGCATCACTTGGTTTGGATTACAAAAAAATCAAAATCCTATTAACCAATCAAGTGCATTATGATCATGTTGGGGCAATGGCAGCCATGAAAATAGAAACAGGTGCTCAATTTTATGTTGATTCCGCGGATGCAGACGTTTTAAAATCTGGCGGAAAGACGGATTACGAAATGAATTATTTAGGCGAAAGTTTTTTGCCAGTCCAACCAGACAAACTTCTCAAAAATCTAGATACCATCCAATTAGGAAATACGCAATTGATAATGTTACATCATCCTGGACATACCAAAGGATCTTGTAGTTTTCTTATGACTATTCGGGCAAATGGTAAATCTTATAAAGTATTATTAGCAAATATTCCAACAATCATTACGAATAAAAAATTTAAGGAAATCACCTCCTATCCTACTATTCAAAACGACTATAGATATACGATGGATACGATGAAGAATTTGCAATTTGACTTATGGTTTGCCGCACATGCAAGCCAATTTGATTTGCATAAAAAATATCACAAAAACAAGGTGTATACACCAAACGTTTTCAGAGATCAAAAAGGATATCAGGATCTCATAGAAAGCATAACTACGGAATATCAAGAGAAAATAGCGAGAGAATAA